The genomic region TGGCCTGCTCGTCCGTAGGCACCGGCAGGCCGAGGTCGGCGGCGGCCGACTGGATGCACTTGCCGATCAAGGCCGTCGAGTCGTACAGCGTGCCATCCCAATCGAACACGATCAGGTCGAAGCGCTGCGGGCGGCCGCTCATGGCGTCACCGCCTGGACGAGCGCAGCGCAATCGGCCGGCAGGTCGGCCAGCAGCTCCATGGTCTCGCCGCTGGCCGGATGGGTAAATTGCAAGCGCTTGGCATGCAGGAACATGCGATCGAATTTCAACGGGCCGCGGGCCATGGCCTTGTTCGCCACGAAATCGCCGTACTTGGGATCGCCGACGATGGGGTGGCCGGCATGGGCCAGGTGCACGCGGATCTGATGGGTGCGGCCGGTCTTGATGGTCACGTCCAGCAGGCTGTAGCCCTGGAGCTTCCGGGCCACGCGCACCAGGCTGATGGATCGCTTGGCCTGTTCGGCCCCCTGGTCGTGCGAGCTGGTCACCGCCCTAACCCAGCGCTCGCCATCGCTGCCGACGAACTTCAGGAGCGGTACATCGATCACCTTCTTGTTCTCGGCCCAGTCGCCTATCACCAGGGCGGCATAGGTCTTGCCGGTCTCGCGCTCGCGGAACTGGTCTTGAAGGGAGGTCAGCGCACTGCGCTTCTTGGCGATCAGCAAGAGGCCCGAGGTTTCCTTGTCGAGCCGGTGCACCAGTTCCAGGAACTTGGCCGTCGGCCGCGCCTGCCGCAGTTGCTCGATCACGCCAAAGCTCACGCCCGAGCCGCCATGGACGGCGACGCCGGCCGGCTTGTTGACCGCGATCAGGTGCTCGTCCTCGAACACGATGGGGAACTCCCGCGCCGGCACCGCCGGGGCTGCCGCTTTTTCAGGCACCCGCACCGGAGGCACGCGGACCTCGTCGCCCAGTTCCAGCCGCGTGTCGGCCTGGGCCCGGCCCTTGTTCACCCGCACCTCGCCGGCCCTTATCACGCGGTAGACATGGGTTTTGGGCACGCCCTTGAGCTCGCGCAGCAGGAAGTTGTCCAGCCGTTGGCCGGCCGAGCCCTCGTCGACCGTCACCCGGCGGACCTGGGGTTTCTCCGTAGCCAACTCAGGCTTGGCAGCTTGTGGCCGGGCCGGCTTCTCAGCGGCGGGCCGCTGGGCTTTAGCCCGTATAATCTTCGTCACCACAAGTCCGCTCTAAGTGTTTGATTTTTCAGATTTTACCCGTGCAAGACACGCGGAAATGCTGAAAGCGGACGGTGGCGACAGGGTGGGAACGCGAGTTCCGGCCCGGTCGACAACCCGGTGATGCAGGGTGCAATCGTGGCGAGCGGGCCTGTTCCCCAAGTGATCAGGCGGCCTGCGGCGCTGCACCCCAAGCGCAAGTAGAGAAAGAGACGAGCCCTGTCGTCCCTGCCCTTTCGCAGGAACGCCAGCAGACAAAGGTTTTTTGAGTCACCAGGCCGGTCCAGCCTTCAGAGTTCGACCGCCTGGTGGCAGCGTCCCACAGTCCGCGCCATGAGCACGATTCCCCCCACCCCCCACCGCCTTTGTGCGCGACCCCGGCTTGAAGCCGGCGTCGCCCTCGGCCGTGGCCGGGCCGCAGCGCCAGGAGCGCTGCGTCAATGGGAGCTTGCCATCGCACCGCCTGAGGCCACGCACGCGCCAACGCTGCACTGCTGACCGACAAGATCGGCTCCAGCACCAGTCCAGGGCGATTCCTTCCTCGGCTCCTCCAAAGCGCATGCATCTGACAGTCGCCCTGGCCGCATGGCCAGGCGACGGCATGCTGCGCGCCTCGCAACCAAGAAGAGGCGCGCGAGGAGTGATGTATGAAGCGAATGTTGATCAACGCGACGCAGCAGGAAGAGCGGCGTCTTGCCATCGTTGACGGCCAGAAGCTGCTGGACTTCGAGACCGAGATCGAAGGCCGCGAGCAGCGCAAGGGCAATATCTACAAGGCGGTAGTGACCCGCGTCGAGCCCTCGCTCGAAGCCTGTTTCGTCGACTACGGCGAAGACCGCCACGGCTTCCTGCCGTTCAAGGAAATCGCCCGCCAGTACTTCCGCGAAGGCGTGGATGTGCGCAGCGCGCGCATCCAGGACGCGATCAAGGAAGGCCAGGAACTGCTGGTCCAGGTCGAGAAGGAAGAGCGTGGCAACAAGGGCGCCGCCCTGACCACCTTCGTCTCGCTGGCTGGCCGCTATCTGGTGCTGATGCCCAACAACCCGCGTGGCGGTGGCGTCTCGCGCCGCATCGAGGGCGAGGACCGCGAAGAACTGAAGGAAAACCTCGACCAGCTCGAGTACCCCAAGGGAATGAGTCTGATCGCCCGCACTGCCGGCATCGGCCGCTCGGCTGCCGAGCTGCAGTGGGACCTGAACTACATGCTCAAGCTCTGGAGCGCGATCGATGACGCGTCCAAGGGCGGCAAGGGTGCCTACCTGATCTATCAGGAGTCGTCGCTGGTGATACGCGCGATCCGCGACTACTTCACCGCCGACATCGGCGAAATCCTGATCGATACCGACGACCTGTTCGAACAGGCCCACCAGTTCATGAACCACGTGATGCCCGACCAGGGCCATCGCGTGAAGCGCTACCGCGACGACGCGCCGCTGTTCAGCCGCTTCCAGATCGAACACCAGATCGAAACCGCCTTCAGCCGCACGGTCAACCTGCCCTCGGGCGGCGCCATCGTGATCGACCACACCGAGGCCCTGGTCTCGGTCGACGTCAACTCGGCCCGCGCCACCCGTGGCGGCGACATCGAGGAAACCGCCACCCGCACCAATCTGGAAGCCGCCGATGAAATCGCGCGCCAGATGCGCCTGCGCGACCTGGGCGGCCTGATCGTCGTCGACTTCATCGACATGGAAGAGTCGAAGAACCGTCGCGAAGTCGAACAGCGCCTGCGCGATGCACTGCGCCAGGACCGCGCCCGCGTGCAGTTCGCCTCGATCAGCAAGTTCGGCCTGCTCGAACTGAGCCGCCAGCGCCTGCGCCCGGCGCTGAGCGAAGGCAACCACATCACCTGCCCACGCTGCAACGGCACCGGCCACATCCGCGACACCGAATCCTCGGCGCTGCAGATCCTGCGCATGGTCCAGGAAGAAGCGATGAAGGACAACACCGCCGCCGTGCACGTGCAAGTGCCGGTGGAAGTGACCTCCTTCCTGCTGAACGAGAAGCGCACCGAGATCACCAAGATCGAGCTGAAGCAGCGTGTCACCGTGCTGCTGGTGCCGAATAAGCATCTCGAGACGCCCAACTACAAGCTGGAGCGCCTGCGCCACGACGATCCGCGCCTGGAGAACCTGCAGGCCAGCTACACCATGATCGACGAGCCGCAGGAAGAGGTGGGCATCACCCGCCGCGGCGCCGACGACAAGGGCAAGAGCAAGCAGGAGCCGGTGATCAAAGGCATCCTGCCCGAGCAGCCCGCTCCCATCGCCCCGCCCAAGCCCGAGCCGGTCGCCAAGGCAGCTCCGGTGGCTGCACCAGTGGCGGCCCCGGCCGTCAGCGGCGGCTTCATGGGCTGGCTGAAGAAGATCTTCGGCAGCGAGCCCGAGGCCGCCCCGGCCCCGGCTCCGGTCGAGGCCAAGCCGGCCGAGCGCAAGGAAGGTGGCAAGCGCGGTGAAGGCCGTGGCGACGGTCGCCGTGGCGGCCGTGGTGATCGTTCCGAGCGCGGCGAGCGTGGCGAACGAGGCGAGCAGCAGCGCGGTGGCGAACAGCGCCGTGGTGGCCGCAACGAAGCCAAGGAAGCCGGGCGTGGTGAAGGCCAGCGCGGCGACCAGCGTCGCCGTGGCGATGCCAACAAGCCCGAAGGCCAGGAGAACCAGCAGCCGCGCGCCGAGCGCAACGAGCAGCAACCGCGTGCCGAGCGCGGTGAGCGCAGCGAGCGTGGCGAAGGCCGTCGCCAGCGTGGCGAGCGGACCGAGCGTGCGGTCGAGGCGGCTCAGGCCGAACTCGCAGCCAAGCCCGAGGCCCTGACCGAAAACCCGGCGTTCGCCGACACCCAGCCTGACGGCATCGAAGCCGCTGCCACCGAGGCCAGCAGCGATGAACGCCAGGGCCGCCGCCGCCGCCGCCGTGGTGGCCGTGGTGAGCGTGGCCAGGAAGGCACGGAAGCTCAGCAGCCGGTGGCCGAAGGCGATCAGGCAGCAGCACCCGAGGCCGCCGAAGAAGCCGTCGCCCAAGGCGCCGAAGGCGAAGGCCAGGACGAGGCTCGTAGCGAAGAAGGCCGTGAAGGTGGCCGTCGCCGTCGCAGCCGTGACCGCTATCGCCGCGAGCGCCGCGAGGACGGCCAGGCCGAGGGTACGCCCGCCGAAGAAGGCGGTCAGGCCCAGCTGGCCCTGGACGCCCCGGCTCCGGAGACCGACCTGCCCGAGTCGCCCGCTCCCGAGGCGCCCCCGCCGTACGCACCGCCTCCGGCTGCTCCGGCGCCGGCACCGGTGGTCGCCGCCGTGGCTCCGCCGCCGGCCGTCGAGCGCTTCGAGCTGCCGCTGGCTTCGCTGCACTCCATCGCCGAGGCCGCCGGCCTGCAGTGGGTGAATTCCGATGCCGACAAGATCCGCGAAGTCCAGGCCGCCATCGCCGCCGAGCCCAAGCCGGTCCATGTGCCGCGCGAGCGTCCGCCGGCCGTGGTGATCGACGAAGGCCCGCTGGTCCTGGTCGAGACCCGCAAGGACCTCAGCCAGATCAAGCTGCCGTTCGAGGTCCAGGGCTGAAACTGAGTCCGTTTCTGCCCTGACAATACGCACGCCGCCGGGCCACCGCCCGGCGGCGTTTCTTCTTGACCGCCACAAGCATCATTACGACGGAGAGAGACAAGCCGTGACCATCGCCCTAGACCCCGGCAGCAAGGCCGCAGCAGCGCCCAAGATGCCGCCGCAGATCCCCTACATCATCGGCAACGAAGGATGCGAGCGCTTCAGCTTCTACGGCATGCGCAACATCCTGACGGTGTTCCTGATGACCAGCCTCTTGCTGTCCATTCCGGAACCGCTGCGCAAGGGCGAGGCCAAGGATGTGTTCCACACCTTTGTCATCGGCGTCTACTTCTTCCCGCTGCTGGGCGGCTGGATCGCCGACCGCTTCTTCGGCAAGTACAACACCATCTTCTGGCTCAGCCTGCTTTACTGCTGCGGCCATGCCTGCCTGGCGGTCTTCGAGAACAACCTGCGAGGCTTCTACTTCGGCCTGTTCCTGATCGCCCTGGGCTCGGGCGGCATCAAGCCGCTGGTCAGCAGCTTCGTCGGCGACCAGTTCGACCAGAGCAACCGGTCGCTGGCCCAGAAGGTCTTCGACGGCTTCTACTGGATCATCAACTTCGGCTCCTTCTTCGCCTCGCTGCTGATGCCGCTGTTCCTGAAGAACTTCGGTGCCAGCGTCGCCTTCGGCATCCCTGGCGTCTTCATGTTCATCGCGACGATGATCTTCTGGGCCGGCCGCAAGAAGTACATCCACGTGAAGCCAACGGCCCATGAGGACCCGAACAGCTTCCTGAAGGTGGTGCGTACTGCGCTGGGCCAAGGCGCCCGAGGTCAGGCGCTGGCCCTGTCGGGCATGCTGCTGGCCGTTGTCGGGCTGTTTGCGTACAAGGACATCGGCATCGTCGCCGCCCTGTGCTCGGCCTTGGTGCTGGTGATGGGCTTCGGCGGCATCGGCGCCTGGGTCGAACTGCATCGCGCCGTGCCCAAGCATGGCGAGGCCGCGGTCGAAGCCGTGCGCACCGTGCTGCGCCTCCTGGTGCTGTTCGCGCTGGTGACGCCGTTCTGGTCGCTGTTCGACCAGAAGGCCTCGACCTGGATCCTGCAGGCCGACCAGATGAACAAGCCCGAGTGGTTCCAGTCCTCGATGATGCAGGCGCTGAATCCGGCCCTGGTCATGATCCTGATCCCGTTCAACAACATGGTGCTCTACCCGCTGCTGAACAGCCTGGGCCTGAAGGTGACCGCGCTGCGCCGCATGGGCGCCGGCATCGCCTTCTCGGGCCTGGCCTGGATCGTCGTCGGTGGCATGCAGCTGTGGATCGATGACGGCCACGCCGTGACCATCCTCTGGCAGATCCTGCCCTATGCGCTGCTGACCTTCGGCGAGGTGCTGGTCTCGGCCACCGGCCTGGAGTTCGCCTACAGCCAGGCACCGCTGGCCATGAAGGGCGTCATCACCAGCTTCTGGAACCTGTCGGTCACCATTGGCAACCTCTGGGTGCTGCTGGCCAACAGCAGCGTCAAGGGCGAGGGTGTGACCAACTACATCAAGAGCACCGGCACCAGCGTGACCGCCTTCCAGATGTTCTTCTTCGCCGGCTTTGCGCTGGTGGCGGCGGCCCTGTTCGGCCTCTATGCGCGCCGCTATCCGCTGCAGGACAACTACCGCAAGTAGCCCTGTTTCGCGCCCTATGATGCGCCCGGGTCGCCGCAACGCACGGCACCCGGG from Pelomonas sp. SE-A7 harbors:
- a CDS encoding RluA family pseudouridine synthase is translated as MATEKPQVRRVTVDEGSAGQRLDNFLLRELKGVPKTHVYRVIRAGEVRVNKGRAQADTRLELGDEVRVPPVRVPEKAAAPAVPAREFPIVFEDEHLIAVNKPAGVAVHGGSGVSFGVIEQLRQARPTAKFLELVHRLDKETSGLLLIAKKRSALTSLQDQFRERETGKTYAALVIGDWAENKKVIDVPLLKFVGSDGERWVRAVTSSHDQGAEQAKRSISLVRVARKLQGYSLLDVTIKTGRTHQIRVHLAHAGHPIVGDPKYGDFVANKAMARGPLKFDRMFLHAKRLQFTHPASGETMELLADLPADCAALVQAVTP
- a CDS encoding Rne/Rng family ribonuclease — encoded protein: MKRMLINATQQEERRLAIVDGQKLLDFETEIEGREQRKGNIYKAVVTRVEPSLEACFVDYGEDRHGFLPFKEIARQYFREGVDVRSARIQDAIKEGQELLVQVEKEERGNKGAALTTFVSLAGRYLVLMPNNPRGGGVSRRIEGEDREELKENLDQLEYPKGMSLIARTAGIGRSAAELQWDLNYMLKLWSAIDDASKGGKGAYLIYQESSLVIRAIRDYFTADIGEILIDTDDLFEQAHQFMNHVMPDQGHRVKRYRDDAPLFSRFQIEHQIETAFSRTVNLPSGGAIVIDHTEALVSVDVNSARATRGGDIEETATRTNLEAADEIARQMRLRDLGGLIVVDFIDMEESKNRREVEQRLRDALRQDRARVQFASISKFGLLELSRQRLRPALSEGNHITCPRCNGTGHIRDTESSALQILRMVQEEAMKDNTAAVHVQVPVEVTSFLLNEKRTEITKIELKQRVTVLLVPNKHLETPNYKLERLRHDDPRLENLQASYTMIDEPQEEVGITRRGADDKGKSKQEPVIKGILPEQPAPIAPPKPEPVAKAAPVAAPVAAPAVSGGFMGWLKKIFGSEPEAAPAPAPVEAKPAERKEGGKRGEGRGDGRRGGRGDRSERGERGERGEQQRGGEQRRGGRNEAKEAGRGEGQRGDQRRRGDANKPEGQENQQPRAERNEQQPRAERGERSERGEGRRQRGERTERAVEAAQAELAAKPEALTENPAFADTQPDGIEAAATEASSDERQGRRRRRRGGRGERGQEGTEAQQPVAEGDQAAAPEAAEEAVAQGAEGEGQDEARSEEGREGGRRRRSRDRYRRERREDGQAEGTPAEEGGQAQLALDAPAPETDLPESPAPEAPPPYAPPPAAPAPAPVVAAVAPPPAVERFELPLASLHSIAEAAGLQWVNSDADKIREVQAAIAAEPKPVHVPRERPPAVVIDEGPLVLVETRKDLSQIKLPFEVQG
- a CDS encoding oligopeptide:H+ symporter, whose product is MPPQIPYIIGNEGCERFSFYGMRNILTVFLMTSLLLSIPEPLRKGEAKDVFHTFVIGVYFFPLLGGWIADRFFGKYNTIFWLSLLYCCGHACLAVFENNLRGFYFGLFLIALGSGGIKPLVSSFVGDQFDQSNRSLAQKVFDGFYWIINFGSFFASLLMPLFLKNFGASVAFGIPGVFMFIATMIFWAGRKKYIHVKPTAHEDPNSFLKVVRTALGQGARGQALALSGMLLAVVGLFAYKDIGIVAALCSALVLVMGFGGIGAWVELHRAVPKHGEAAVEAVRTVLRLLVLFALVTPFWSLFDQKASTWILQADQMNKPEWFQSSMMQALNPALVMILIPFNNMVLYPLLNSLGLKVTALRRMGAGIAFSGLAWIVVGGMQLWIDDGHAVTILWQILPYALLTFGEVLVSATGLEFAYSQAPLAMKGVITSFWNLSVTIGNLWVLLANSSVKGEGVTNYIKSTGTSVTAFQMFFFAGFALVAAALFGLYARRYPLQDNYRK